Proteins from one Nakamurella multipartita DSM 44233 genomic window:
- a CDS encoding LysR family transcriptional regulator, with amino-acid sequence MEQDASRGRSSRTVGPRHVVDLRLLRCFIAVADAGSVTAAAQQLYVSQPSLSRQLHRLEREIGLVLFRPVDGRLVLTSAGRELLPRARTLLATATDVQSFAGDIACGAITAVQVTASAVTAYDVLAPFIASAWRDLPPLAVRSAEAGQVYASLDADADLVVDDDIPPGHLAVSVVTRRTVYAFVPATHDLAANGSVTLTELVEHALILPNRRRHVRHIIDEATAHAGLVYRTAEEYDWPPVAMANAAAGRGVAVGCGHPAFGLVPVPVMTADGRMTAPLFASWLADHHAVATLVDLAASLSDYLISGPGSRPPDAGGTRMGGGASSPPTKS; translated from the coding sequence ATGGAACAGGATGCATCTCGCGGTCGTTCCTCGCGGACGGTCGGTCCCCGGCACGTGGTCGACCTGCGGCTGTTGCGCTGCTTCATCGCCGTCGCCGACGCCGGTTCGGTGACCGCCGCGGCCCAGCAGCTGTACGTCAGCCAGCCGTCCCTGTCCCGCCAACTCCACCGGCTGGAACGGGAGATCGGCCTGGTGCTGTTCCGGCCCGTCGACGGCCGGCTGGTGCTGACCTCGGCGGGCCGGGAACTGCTGCCGCGAGCCCGAACGCTGCTGGCCACGGCCACCGATGTCCAGTCCTTTGCCGGCGACATCGCCTGCGGCGCAATCACGGCGGTACAGGTCACGGCGTCCGCCGTCACCGCCTACGACGTGCTGGCGCCCTTCATCGCATCCGCGTGGCGCGACCTACCGCCGCTCGCCGTGCGGTCGGCCGAGGCGGGACAGGTCTATGCATCGCTCGACGCGGACGCCGACCTGGTCGTCGACGACGACATCCCGCCCGGACACCTTGCGGTCTCGGTCGTCACGCGGCGGACCGTGTACGCGTTCGTTCCGGCTACTCACGATCTTGCCGCGAACGGGTCGGTGACTCTGACCGAGCTGGTCGAGCATGCCCTGATCCTGCCGAACCGCCGGCGGCACGTCCGGCACATCATCGACGAGGCCACCGCCCACGCGGGGCTGGTCTACCGGACGGCGGAGGAATACGACTGGCCGCCGGTGGCGATGGCCAATGCGGCCGCCGGACGAGGAGTGGCCGTCGGTTGCGGGCATCCTGCTTTCGGTCTGGTCCCGGTACCGGTCATGACGGCCGACGGCCGGATGACGGCACCGCTGTTCGCATCCTGGCTGGCGGATCATCACGCCGTGGCAACGCTGGTGGATCTCGCCGCGAGTTTGTCCGACTACCTCATCAGCGGACCGGGATCCCGGCCGCCGGACGCGGGCGGCACCCGAATGGGCGGCGGGGCCTCATCGCCTCCGACGAAGTCGTGA
- a CDS encoding CitMHS family transporter, whose protein sequence is MLIALGCVMIAVFMYLILSKRIVPVIALILVPITMGLVATGTGIAEDVEGGVTGAIMKAVKDFAPTAALLFFAIIYFGLMIDVGLFDPLIRFILRVVGNSPVKVVLGTALLAGAVSLDGDGSTTFIITVSALLPIYRRLGMSPVVLCVVANLANGVLNIVPWGGPTIRAATVLNVSPSELFNPMVPGMIMGILTVFVLAYFLGRSEKKRLLKSGATLETVAAELRGGSGGGTGTAVLTGPGAGGGTGTTTGGDFPPVPPANLNLSSIARSELGVTDNDEHSDMEDGLDPNRKTLRPKLIWFNLALTVGLLVCLGLDKLPLALVFMVAAAVALVVNFPQQKDQADRITAHATSIVSVVAMVFAAAVLVGVLSGTGMVTAMANGIVSAVPEPLGPYFAVITAILSMPLTFFLTNDAFYFGILPILSQAAGHYGISPVEMAQASIIGQPVHMTSPLVPAMLLLISLARVQMADHHKKVIWRAVVCSMVMLATALVLGVIPVG, encoded by the coding sequence ATGCTCATCGCCCTCGGCTGCGTGATGATCGCAGTCTTCATGTACTTGATTCTGAGTAAGAGAATCGTACCGGTGATCGCACTGATTCTGGTGCCGATCACCATGGGCCTGGTTGCGACCGGGACCGGAATTGCCGAAGACGTTGAGGGCGGCGTCACCGGCGCCATCATGAAGGCCGTCAAGGACTTCGCGCCGACCGCGGCGCTGCTGTTCTTCGCCATCATCTACTTCGGCCTGATGATCGACGTGGGCCTGTTCGATCCGCTGATCCGCTTCATCCTGCGGGTGGTCGGCAACAGCCCGGTGAAGGTCGTCCTGGGCACCGCCCTGCTGGCCGGTGCGGTCTCCCTGGACGGCGACGGCTCCACCACCTTCATCATCACCGTCTCGGCCCTGCTGCCGATCTACCGCCGGCTGGGAATGAGCCCGGTCGTGCTCTGCGTGGTCGCCAACCTGGCCAACGGGGTGCTCAACATCGTGCCCTGGGGCGGCCCGACGATCCGGGCCGCGACGGTGCTGAACGTCTCGCCCTCCGAACTGTTCAACCCGATGGTGCCGGGCATGATCATGGGCATCCTCACCGTCTTCGTGTTGGCCTACTTCCTGGGCCGGAGCGAGAAGAAGCGTCTGCTCAAGTCGGGGGCGACCCTGGAGACGGTGGCGGCCGAGCTGCGTGGCGGCTCCGGCGGGGGTACCGGCACCGCGGTGCTGACCGGCCCCGGCGCCGGTGGCGGCACCGGCACGACCACCGGGGGCGACTTCCCGCCGGTCCCGCCGGCCAACCTGAACCTGTCCTCGATCGCCCGCTCCGAGCTGGGCGTCACCGACAACGACGAGCACTCCGACATGGAGGACGGCCTCGATCCGAACCGGAAGACCCTGCGGCCCAAGCTGATCTGGTTCAACCTGGCGCTGACCGTCGGCCTGCTGGTCTGCCTCGGGCTGGACAAGCTGCCTTTGGCCCTGGTGTTCATGGTTGCCGCCGCGGTCGCGCTGGTGGTCAACTTCCCGCAGCAGAAGGATCAGGCCGACCGGATCACCGCGCACGCCACCTCCATCGTCTCGGTGGTCGCCATGGTGTTCGCCGCCGCGGTACTGGTGGGTGTGCTCTCCGGCACCGGCATGGTGACCGCGATGGCCAACGGCATCGTCTCCGCCGTCCCGGAACCGCTGGGTCCGTACTTCGCCGTGATCACCGCGATCCTGTCCATGCCGCTGACGTTCTTCCTGACCAACGACGCGTTCTACTTCGGCATCCTGCCGATCCTGTCGCAGGCCGCCGGTCACTACGGGATCTCCCCGGTGGAGATGGCGCAGGCGTCGATCATCGGCCAGCCGGTGCACATGACCAGCCCGCTGGTCCCGGCCATGTTGCTGCTGATCTCGCTGGCTCGGGTGCAGATGGCCGACCATCACAAGAAGGTCATCTGGCGGGCCGTCGTCTGCTCGATGGTCATGCTGGCCACGGCCCTGGTCCTGGGCGTCATCCCGGTCGGCTGA
- a CDS encoding CaiB/BaiF CoA transferase family protein, with product MTVTHETSQPINDSVLDEPDLQESRRQQGPLAGFRVIDAATVYAGPLAATMLGDFGAEVIKVEHPTGDSARTHGWRKQGKGLWWKTLGRNKRTVTAKLSDPQGRELFLELVRTADVLIENFRPGVFEKWDLSPATLHEINPGLIILRVTGFGQEGPYAQRRAFGTLIEAMSGLAHMTGDPDGPPTLPPFGLADGVSALAGAYAVTMALLHKERGGTGQVIDLSLLEPLLLILGPSPSVYDQLGQVPGRHGNRSPNNAPRNTYLTRDGRWVAVSTSSLSVAERVLTLVGHPEVTTEPWFSSAGERVEHADELDGYVADWIAARDEAEVVSEFNRVGAALASVYTVHDLMTDPHVIERDIITTVDDEDFGPLKMQNVMFRMSATPGGIDFTGRDLGADNEEVYVKELGHSLDRIRGLKDAGVL from the coding sequence ATGACCGTCACGCACGAAACGTCCCAGCCCATCAACGATTCCGTTCTCGACGAGCCCGACCTGCAGGAAAGTCGCCGCCAGCAGGGTCCGCTCGCCGGGTTCCGGGTGATCGACGCGGCCACCGTCTACGCCGGGCCGCTGGCCGCGACGATGCTCGGTGACTTCGGCGCCGAGGTCATCAAGGTCGAGCACCCCACCGGCGACTCGGCCCGCACCCACGGCTGGCGCAAGCAGGGCAAGGGTCTGTGGTGGAAGACGTTGGGCCGCAACAAGCGCACGGTCACCGCGAAGCTGTCCGACCCGCAGGGTCGGGAGCTGTTCCTGGAGCTGGTCCGCACCGCCGACGTGCTGATCGAGAACTTCCGGCCCGGGGTGTTCGAGAAGTGGGACCTGTCGCCGGCCACCCTGCACGAGATCAACCCAGGGCTGATCATCCTGCGGGTCACCGGGTTCGGGCAGGAGGGCCCGTACGCGCAGCGGCGGGCGTTCGGCACGCTGATCGAGGCGATGAGCGGCCTGGCCCACATGACCGGCGACCCCGACGGCCCGCCGACGCTGCCGCCGTTCGGGCTGGCCGACGGCGTGTCCGCGCTGGCCGGCGCCTACGCCGTGACCATGGCGCTGCTGCACAAGGAGCGGGGCGGCACCGGCCAGGTGATCGACCTGTCCCTGCTGGAACCGCTGCTGCTGATCCTGGGCCCGTCCCCGTCGGTGTACGACCAGCTCGGCCAGGTGCCCGGACGGCACGGCAACCGGTCCCCGAACAACGCGCCGCGCAACACCTACCTGACCAGGGACGGCCGCTGGGTGGCGGTCTCGACCAGCTCGCTGTCCGTCGCCGAGCGGGTGCTGACCCTGGTCGGGCACCCCGAGGTCACCACCGAGCCGTGGTTCTCGTCGGCGGGTGAGCGGGTCGAGCACGCCGACGAGTTGGACGGCTACGTGGCCGACTGGATCGCCGCCCGGGACGAGGCCGAGGTGGTCAGCGAGTTCAACCGGGTCGGCGCCGCGCTGGCCTCGGTCTACACCGTGCACGACCTGATGACCGACCCGCACGTGATCGAGCGCGACATCATCACCACCGTCGACGACGAGGACTTCGGGCCGCTGAAGATGCAGAACGTGATGTTCCGGATGTCGGCCACCCCCGGCGGGATCGACTTCACCGGAAGGGATCTGGGCGCCGACAACGAAGAGGTCTACGTCAAGGAGCTGGGCCACAGCCTCGATCGCATCCGCGGTCTGAAGGACGCGGGTGTGCTGTGA
- a CDS encoding HpcH/HpaI aldolase/citrate lyase family protein has protein sequence MRTPVSYLFVPGHRPDLIAKSARSGADAVVVDLEDAVAPADRPAARATVREALLARREAPTGQQCWVRINQPGTADAEADLAALGDLLTHARVPKVDDPAQIDWVAARAPHLRTTLPAIESAAGLLAAPAIAAHPRVCRLGLGGVDLANDLGCDGSAAALAYPRSVLVVASRAAGLPGPVNSVYAKLDDPEGLLAHARAARAIGFGAQSALTPRQLPAITQVFGLAPERITWAREVLDAFRAAGGAACRTPSGDFVDLPVAQEAQRILAAV, from the coding sequence GTGAGGACGCCGGTCAGCTACCTGTTCGTGCCGGGCCATCGCCCCGATCTGATCGCCAAGTCGGCCCGCTCCGGGGCCGACGCGGTGGTCGTCGATCTGGAGGATGCCGTGGCCCCGGCCGATCGCCCCGCCGCCCGGGCCACCGTCCGCGAGGCCCTGCTGGCCCGGCGGGAAGCGCCCACCGGACAGCAGTGTTGGGTCCGGATCAACCAACCGGGCACCGCGGACGCCGAGGCCGACCTGGCCGCCCTCGGCGACCTGCTCACCCACGCCCGGGTGCCCAAGGTGGACGACCCGGCGCAGATCGACTGGGTTGCCGCGCGGGCCCCGCACCTTCGCACCACCCTGCCGGCCATCGAGTCGGCGGCCGGGCTGCTCGCCGCGCCGGCGATCGCGGCCCATCCGCGGGTCTGCCGGCTGGGTCTGGGCGGCGTGGATCTGGCCAACGACCTGGGCTGCGACGGCAGTGCCGCGGCGCTGGCCTACCCCCGGTCGGTGCTGGTGGTCGCCTCGCGCGCGGCCGGCCTGCCCGGCCCGGTGAACAGCGTCTACGCCAAGCTCGATGATCCGGAGGGTCTGCTCGCGCACGCGCGGGCGGCCCGGGCGATCGGGTTCGGCGCCCAGTCGGCGCTCACCCCGCGGCAGCTGCCGGCGATCACCCAGGTGTTCGGTCTGGCCCCCGAGCGGATCACCTGGGCCCGGGAGGTGCTCGACGCGTTCCGCGCGGCCGGGGGCGCCGCCTGCCGCACCCCCTCCGGTGACTTCGTCGACCTGCCGGTGGCCCAGGAGGCGCAGCGGATCCTGGCCGCGGTCTGA
- a CDS encoding response regulator, which translates to MSSEQAEFGVLVVDDDFMVARIHCRFLQTQNGFRVDGVASTGIDALAKLAELSPDLMLLDVHLPDMSGLEVLRIARQEHPRVDVIVVTAERDLDAVREAWQGGAMSYLVKPFEYTALAEKLAHFRKARALLDTAEVDQGAIDQLFGVGGSTTRPRADLPKGLSRETADLVRRSLSADEALSATECAERVGISRVSARRYLEYLEQTGVAQVRLKYGKTGRPERLYRLV; encoded by the coding sequence ATGAGCAGCGAGCAGGCCGAGTTCGGGGTGCTGGTCGTCGACGACGACTTCATGGTGGCCCGCATCCACTGCCGGTTCCTGCAGACCCAGAACGGGTTTCGGGTGGACGGGGTGGCCAGCACGGGAATCGACGCGCTAGCCAAGCTGGCCGAGCTGAGCCCGGATCTGATGCTGTTGGACGTGCACCTGCCGGACATGAGTGGTCTGGAGGTGCTCCGGATCGCCCGGCAGGAGCACCCCCGGGTGGACGTCATCGTGGTCACCGCGGAGCGCGATCTGGACGCGGTCCGCGAGGCCTGGCAGGGCGGCGCGATGTCCTACCTGGTCAAGCCGTTCGAGTACACCGCGTTGGCCGAGAAGCTGGCCCATTTCCGCAAGGCCCGGGCCCTGCTGGACACCGCCGAGGTGGACCAGGGTGCGATCGACCAGCTGTTCGGCGTCGGCGGCTCGACCACCCGGCCGCGGGCCGACCTGCCCAAGGGCCTGAGCCGGGAAACGGCCGATCTGGTCCGCCGCTCGCTGAGCGCCGACGAGGCCCTGTCGGCCACCGAATGCGCCGAGCGGGTGGGCATCTCGCGGGTCAGCGCCCGCCGCTACCTGGAGTACCTGGAGCAGACCGGGGTGGCCCAGGTGCGGCTCAAGTACGGCAAGACCGGCCGCCCCGAGCGGCTGTACCGGCTGGTCTGA
- a CDS encoding sensor histidine kinase: MRRWLPHTLAGKFLVLQLGVVALVLIVAAAVSARQSQAQFRTNAADRILGAAESLAANPTVRDRIGSATAAADLAPVVESTRIQSGTSVVLIADLDRTIVAATDPTLVGTRLTLPDDSAWSGRAWDGDLALAGDELIVAGTPVFATASSGDPAAVGLAVVGEAYPSAWSSLVSDVPEVAFLLGLASLAGLTGSFLLARRIKKQTRGLEPAEIATLTDQREALLHSIREGVIGVDPGGRITIANDGARDLLDLPENCVGRPVDELGLEDDVVDVLAGRAAGVDVVVLHRDRFLVANRRTARTAGREGPRSGQAIGTVTTLRDRSDLIALQRQLGATRSVGETLRAQTHEFDNQLHIISGLAQLGEYEELREYLATITARRAQVDSTIRDLIKDPPVASLLIAKSSLAAESRVELILSPDSHCDRLGADLSTDVGTVLGNLVDNALDAVANSAEATVTVEIVSDPAQVRIVVADSGPGIPQNADDLVFARGFSTKSSTVAGGRGVGLSLVRMICLRRGGWVGVRSGQDAATAVGAVFTAVLGRVAGDAADADPATDASEREQERA; encoded by the coding sequence ATGCGTCGCTGGCTGCCGCACACGCTGGCCGGCAAGTTCCTGGTGCTCCAACTCGGCGTCGTCGCGCTGGTGCTGATCGTGGCCGCGGCCGTGTCCGCCCGGCAGTCCCAGGCCCAGTTCCGGACCAACGCGGCCGACCGCATCCTGGGGGCGGCCGAGAGCCTGGCGGCCAATCCCACCGTGCGCGACCGGATCGGCAGCGCCACCGCGGCCGCCGACCTCGCGCCCGTGGTGGAGTCAACCCGCATCCAGTCGGGCACCTCGGTCGTGCTGATCGCCGACCTGGACCGCACCATCGTCGCCGCCACCGACCCGACCCTGGTCGGCACCCGGTTGACCCTGCCCGACGACAGCGCCTGGAGCGGGCGCGCCTGGGACGGCGATCTGGCCCTGGCCGGGGACGAGCTGATCGTGGCCGGCACCCCGGTGTTCGCCACCGCAAGTTCGGGCGACCCGGCGGCCGTCGGGCTGGCCGTGGTCGGCGAGGCCTACCCCAGCGCCTGGTCGTCGCTGGTCTCCGACGTGCCCGAGGTCGCCTTCCTGCTCGGCCTGGCCTCGCTGGCCGGCCTGACCGGCTCGTTCCTGCTGGCCCGGCGGATCAAGAAGCAGACCCGCGGCCTGGAACCGGCCGAGATCGCGACCCTGACCGACCAGCGCGAGGCGCTGCTGCATTCCATCCGCGAGGGGGTCATCGGCGTCGACCCGGGCGGGCGGATCACCATCGCCAACGACGGCGCCCGCGACCTGCTGGACCTGCCGGAGAACTGCGTCGGCCGGCCGGTGGACGAGCTGGGCCTGGAGGACGACGTGGTCGACGTGCTGGCCGGGCGGGCCGCCGGGGTCGATGTGGTCGTGCTGCACCGCGACCGGTTCCTGGTGGCCAACCGGCGGACCGCCCGCACCGCCGGCCGGGAGGGACCGCGCAGCGGGCAGGCCATCGGCACCGTGACCACCCTGCGCGACCGATCCGACCTAATCGCCCTGCAGCGCCAGTTGGGGGCCACCCGCAGTGTCGGGGAGACGCTGCGGGCCCAGACGCACGAGTTCGACAACCAGCTGCACATCATCTCCGGACTGGCCCAGCTCGGAGAGTACGAGGAGCTGCGCGAGTACCTGGCGACGATCACCGCGCGGCGGGCCCAGGTCGACTCGACCATCCGCGACCTGATCAAGGACCCGCCGGTGGCCTCGCTGTTGATCGCCAAGTCCAGCCTGGCCGCCGAGTCGCGGGTGGAGCTGATCCTGTCGCCCGACTCGCACTGCGACCGGCTCGGCGCCGACCTGTCCACCGACGTGGGCACCGTGCTGGGCAACCTGGTCGACAACGCGCTGGACGCGGTGGCCAACTCGGCCGAGGCGACGGTGACCGTCGAGATCGTCTCCGATCCGGCCCAGGTGCGGATCGTGGTCGCCGACAGCGGACCCGGAATCCCCCAGAACGCCGACGATCTCGTCTTCGCCCGGGGCTTTTCCACCAAGTCGTCCACAGTCGCCGGCGGGCGCGGAGTCGGGCTGTCCCTGGTGCGGATGATCTGCCTTCGCCGGGGCGGCTGGGTCGGCGTGCGCAGCGGTCAGGACGCGGCCACCGCCGTCGGCGCCGTGTTCACCGCGGTGCTGGGGCGGGTGGCCGGCGACGCCGCCGACGCCGACCCGGCGACGGATGCATCGGAACGGGAACAGGAGCGGGCATGA
- a CDS encoding Bug family tripartite tricarboxylate transporter substrate binding protein, which produces MSRSVRAGIALLLGCLLVLSGCSMGTLVEPTGGGTDRLRIMVPNVPGGGYDVTARTAVSIAERSGIADERIAVFNLAGDQGLVALSRLLDETGNGRLAMLMGLGVVGATIATGSSHRVTDGTPIARLLQEPEAVLVPADSPYRDLAGLIAAWRADPTAVAIGGGSAVGGPDHLMTMQLAQALGLDPRQVHYGTFDGGGALLPALLDDRIDVAVSSLVEYTEQIRSGQLRVLAVSGPDRVTGVDAPTLTEAGVDVVFTNWRGVIAPPGISAADRAALTELFAGLEQTPEWQQKLAENHWTGAFLAGDEFDAFLHAEDQRVRNTLAELGLG; this is translated from the coding sequence GTGTCCAGGTCGGTCCGCGCGGGCATCGCGCTGCTGCTGGGCTGCCTGCTGGTCCTGAGCGGGTGCTCGATGGGGACCCTGGTCGAGCCGACCGGGGGCGGCACCGATCGATTGCGGATCATGGTGCCCAACGTCCCGGGCGGTGGCTACGACGTGACCGCGCGGACTGCGGTGTCGATCGCCGAACGGTCGGGCATCGCCGACGAGCGGATCGCCGTGTTCAACCTGGCCGGCGACCAGGGCCTGGTCGCGCTGTCCCGGCTGCTGGACGAGACGGGCAACGGGCGGTTGGCCATGTTGATGGGCCTGGGCGTGGTGGGGGCGACGATCGCCACCGGCAGCTCGCATCGGGTCACCGACGGCACCCCGATCGCCCGCCTGCTGCAGGAACCGGAGGCGGTGCTGGTGCCGGCGGATTCGCCGTACCGGGACCTGGCCGGCCTGATCGCCGCCTGGCGGGCCGATCCCACTGCCGTCGCGATCGGCGGCGGGTCGGCGGTGGGCGGGCCCGACCACCTGATGACGATGCAGCTCGCGCAGGCGCTCGGGCTGGACCCCCGGCAGGTGCACTACGGCACGTTCGACGGCGGGGGCGCCCTGCTGCCGGCCCTGCTCGACGACCGGATCGATGTGGCCGTGTCCAGCCTGGTCGAGTACACCGAGCAGATCCGCTCCGGCCAGCTACGGGTGCTCGCGGTGTCCGGTCCGGACCGGGTCACCGGGGTGGACGCGCCGACGCTGACCGAGGCCGGCGTCGACGTCGTGTTCACCAACTGGCGCGGCGTGATCGCCCCACCCGGGATTTCGGCGGCCGACCGGGCCGCGCTGACCGAGCTGTTCGCCGGCCTCGAGCAGACCCCGGAGTGGCAGCAGAAGCTGGCCGAGAACCACTGGACCGGGGCGTTCCTGGCCGGCGACGAGTTCGACGCGTTCCTGCACGCCGAGGATCAGCGGGTCCGGAACACCCTGGCCGAACTGGGCCTGGGCTGA
- the yczR gene encoding MocR-like transcription factor YczR: MSTHLLSAGRLARDLADWRDDGQRPRPAFRALAERISVLAQDGRLPTGSGLPGERELATALQVSRTTVTAAYALLRERGYLDSRQGARSTVMLPVTQAAGSAVGYRFGVMNDPDDAVIDLSYAAPPALPAVGVAYREALASMPEQLAGHGLGVFGIRRLRQAVADRYTARGVPTRPDQILITHGAQQAMSLVVAVLTAPGDRVLIEHPTYPHVLESIAAAGGRAAPVPLLTDEGAAGWDLEGLRAAVRQLAPSLAYLVVDHHNPTGLTLGEAGRRELAGIARAGRMTLVVDESMAEIVLDGERMPPMAAFGPAISIGSASKLFWGGLRVGWVRADEATITRLATARAPLDLGVPPLEQLAVALLLEQADPLIAERTAQLRGRRAALTDALRAQLPDWRWLPGVGGMSLWVQLPRPVSSRLSAVAVEFGVVTTAGPRFGINGAFEQWARLPYVHEPDRLRAAVAGLAGAYRAVTAGAGVRPEPSVMV; this comes from the coding sequence ATGAGTACCCATCTGCTGTCGGCCGGCCGCCTGGCCCGGGACCTGGCCGACTGGCGCGACGACGGGCAGCGGCCGCGGCCGGCCTTCCGGGCGTTGGCCGAACGGATCAGCGTGCTGGCCCAGGACGGCCGGCTGCCCACCGGCAGCGGGTTGCCGGGGGAGCGCGAGCTGGCCACCGCCCTGCAGGTCAGCCGGACCACGGTGACCGCCGCCTACGCGCTGCTGCGGGAACGGGGCTACCTGGACTCCCGGCAGGGCGCGCGGAGCACCGTGATGCTGCCGGTCACGCAGGCGGCCGGCTCCGCGGTCGGGTACCGGTTCGGGGTGATGAACGATCCGGACGACGCCGTGATCGACCTGTCCTATGCGGCACCGCCCGCGTTGCCGGCGGTCGGCGTGGCCTACCGGGAGGCGCTGGCGTCGATGCCCGAGCAGCTGGCCGGGCACGGATTGGGCGTGTTCGGCATCCGGCGGTTGCGCCAGGCGGTCGCCGACCGCTACACCGCCCGCGGAGTGCCCACCCGTCCGGACCAGATCCTGATCACCCACGGCGCGCAGCAGGCGATGTCGTTGGTCGTCGCGGTGCTCACCGCCCCCGGCGACCGGGTGCTGATCGAACATCCGACCTACCCGCACGTGCTCGAATCGATCGCCGCGGCCGGCGGGCGGGCGGCCCCGGTGCCGCTGCTCACCGACGAGGGCGCCGCCGGGTGGGACCTGGAGGGGTTGCGCGCGGCCGTCCGGCAGTTGGCTCCGAGCCTGGCCTACCTGGTGGTCGACCACCACAACCCGACCGGGTTGACGCTGGGCGAGGCCGGGCGGCGCGAGCTGGCCGGGATCGCCCGGGCCGGCCGGATGACCCTGGTGGTGGACGAGTCGATGGCCGAGATCGTGCTCGACGGCGAGCGGATGCCGCCGATGGCCGCATTCGGGCCGGCGATCAGCATCGGCAGCGCCTCGAAGCTGTTCTGGGGCGGCCTGCGGGTCGGCTGGGTGCGGGCGGACGAGGCGACGATCACCCGGCTGGCCACCGCCCGCGCGCCCCTGGATCTGGGCGTGCCGCCGTTGGAGCAGCTGGCCGTCGCGCTGCTACTGGAGCAGGCCGACCCGCTGATCGCCGAACGCACCGCACAGCTCCGCGGCCGGCGGGCGGCGTTGACCGACGCGTTGCGCGCGCAGCTGCCGGACTGGCGCTGGCTGCCCGGCGTCGGGGGGATGTCGCTGTGGGTGCAACTGCCGCGCCCGGTGTCCTCCCGGCTCAGCGCGGTCGCGGTGGAGTTCGGGGTGGTGACCACCGCCGGCCCGCGGTTCGGCATCAACGGCGCGTTCGAACAGTGGGCCCGGCTGCCCTACGTGCACGAACCGGACCGGCTGCGGGCCGCCGTGGCCGGCCTGGCCGGCGCCTACCGGGCCGTCACCGCCGGCGCCGGCGTCCGGCCCGAGCCCTCGGTGATGGTCTGA
- a CDS encoding CBS domain-containing protein: MRVKDILNRKGSAVATIDPDASVADAVATLHERRIGAVVVSADDASISGILSERDVVGALATMGPAVLTATVRQIMTAEVLTCEPEDELRSLAITMTDKRFRHMPVVVDGKLAGIVSIGDVVKHRVDELQTEHDQLMDYISSG; encoded by the coding sequence ATGCGGGTGAAGGACATTCTGAACCGAAAGGGCAGCGCGGTCGCCACGATCGACCCGGACGCCAGCGTCGCCGACGCCGTCGCCACGCTGCACGAACGCCGGATCGGGGCCGTCGTGGTCAGCGCCGACGATGCGTCGATCAGCGGGATCCTGAGCGAGCGGGACGTGGTCGGGGCGCTGGCCACGATGGGGCCGGCGGTGCTCACCGCCACCGTCCGGCAGATCATGACCGCGGAGGTGTTGACCTGCGAACCCGAGGACGAATTGCGTTCCCTGGCCATCACCATGACCGACAAACGCTTTCGGCACATGCCGGTGGTGGTGGACGGAAAGCTGGCCGGCATCGTCTCGATCGGCGATGTGGTCAAACATCGGGTCGACGAGTTGCAGACCGAGCACGATCAGCTGATGGACTACATCTCCTCCGGCTGA